From Candidatus Binataceae bacterium, one genomic window encodes:
- a CDS encoding enoyl-CoA hydratase, which produces MSDRNLIVEGEAGLVTITMNRPEKRNALSTAMMSEMIAALREIGPQKNARAVIIAGAGPAFSAGHDLEELKGRDLAFYRHEFELCAELMQTVQAIPQPVIARVHAIATAAGCQLAATCDLVLAGESARFATPGVRIGLFCSTPMVALARAIGRKRAMEMLLSGDPIDARTAAEWGLVNRVVPDADLVKETRKLAMRIVEASPLTIAIGKQAFYAQIDLDQARAYDYAKEVMSLNAMAGDAQEGIGAFLQKRQPNWTGR; this is translated from the coding sequence ATGAGCGATCGCAATCTGATTGTCGAGGGTGAAGCTGGCCTGGTCACTATCACCATGAATCGGCCGGAGAAGCGCAATGCGCTGTCCACCGCGATGATGTCGGAAATGATCGCGGCGCTGCGCGAAATCGGCCCGCAGAAGAACGCGCGCGCGGTGATCATTGCGGGCGCCGGCCCCGCATTCAGCGCAGGTCACGATCTCGAAGAGCTGAAGGGGCGCGACCTCGCCTTCTATCGTCATGAATTCGAGCTCTGCGCCGAGCTGATGCAGACGGTGCAGGCGATTCCGCAACCGGTCATTGCCCGCGTTCATGCGATCGCGACCGCCGCCGGATGCCAGCTCGCGGCGACCTGCGACCTGGTGCTCGCAGGTGAGAGTGCGCGCTTTGCAACTCCGGGCGTGCGCATCGGACTGTTCTGCTCGACTCCGATGGTCGCGCTGGCGCGCGCGATTGGCCGCAAGCGCGCGATGGAGATGCTGCTCTCGGGCGACCCAATCGATGCGCGCACCGCGGCCGAATGGGGACTCGTTAATCGCGTCGTTCCGGATGCCGATCTGGTGAAGGAAACCCGTAAGCTTGCGATGCGAATTGTGGAAGCGAGTCCACTCACCATCGCGATCGGCAAGCAGGCGTTCTACGCCCAGATCGATCTCGACCAGGCGCGTGCCTACGACTATGCCAAGGAAGTCATGAGCCTTAACGCGATGGCGGGCGACGCGCAGGAAGGGATTGGCGCGTTTCTTCAGAAGCGCCAGCCAAACTGGACAGGAAGATAA
- a CDS encoding RNA polymerase sigma factor encodes MANEPLSDETAKLLRAAWFRYLDTVGETRPALYRYCPRMTGNVWDAEDLLQDTLLNGFGAIGRGDATSKAAQVKGLRAYLFRIATNLGIDHMRRRQLITSSPPGPTIPPLASGRFKLLKRRRFC; translated from the coding sequence ATGGCTAATGAGCCCCTTTCAGACGAGACTGCCAAGCTCTTGCGCGCCGCCTGGTTCCGATATCTGGACACCGTCGGCGAAACTCGACCGGCGCTCTACCGGTACTGCCCTCGGATGACAGGTAACGTTTGGGACGCGGAGGACCTCTTACAGGACACCCTGCTGAATGGGTTCGGCGCGATTGGCAGAGGCGATGCGACTTCGAAGGCGGCTCAGGTGAAGGGGCTGCGCGCCTATCTTTTCCGCATCGCAACCAATCTGGGGATCGACCACATGCGTCGCCGCCAACTCATCACTTCGAGCCCCCCGGGTCCGACGATTCCTCCACTGGCGAGCGGTCGATTCAAGCTCTTGAAGCGGCGGCGCTTTTGCTGA